The following proteins are encoded in a genomic region of Pyrus communis chromosome 11, drPyrComm1.1, whole genome shotgun sequence:
- the LOC137749468 gene encoding secoisolariciresinol dehydrogenase-like isoform X2 has protein sequence MLRSLTREFKLISCNDFLCKRAMPFSTFGASGHGRLEGKVAIITGSASGLGKATAHEFIRHGAHVIIADSDSELGPQVVKELGPASYFVQCDVAIESQIAEAVETAMARHGKLDIMYNNAGITGPAFPPSIADLNLEEFDSVIRVNLRGAVAGIKHAARVMIPAGSGSILCTSSIAGLLGGLGPHPYSISKFTIPGLVKSLASELCRNGIRVNCISPGPIPTPLAVREIKQFYPGTTEEQVKEIVNGLGELKGAKCEEIDVAQAAVYLASDEAKYVTGHNLVVDGGFTSFKSLSFPPSRDQPV, from the exons ATGCTCAGATCACTAACCAG AGAGTTTAAGCTGATCAGCTGCAATGATTTTCTCTGTAAGCGAGCGATGCCCTTTTCAACGTTTGGTGCATCTGGCCATGGAAG GCTGGAAGGCAAGGTAGCCATAATAACAGGATCAGCTAGCGGGCTTGGGAAGGCCACGGCCCACGAGTTCATCCGACATGGAGCACACGTCATAATTGCGGACTCAGATTCTGAGCTGGGTCCACAAGTTGTCAAAGAGCTGGGCCCCGCATCCTACTTTGTCCAGTGCGACGTTGCCATTGAGTCTCAGATAGCAGAGGCTGTAGAAACCGCCATGGCCCGTCATGGAAAACTTGACATAATGTACAACAACGCGGGCATAACAGGCCCAGCGTTCCCGCCCAGCATCGCTGACCTGAACCTTGAAGAGTTTGACAGCGTGATCCGGGTCAACTTGCGAGGCGCGGTTGCTGGGATAAAGCATGCGGCCCGAGTTATGATACCTGCGGGCTCAGGCTCCATACTGTGCACGTCCAGCATAGCTGGGCTGTTGGGTGGCCTTGGGCCTCACCCCTACTCGATATCGAAATTTACGATACCTGGCCTGGTGAAATCACTGGCGAGCGAGCTGTGCCGAAACGGGATCCGAGTCAATTGCATATCGCCGGGTCCAATACCGACGCCACTGGCGGTGCGGGAAATAAAGCAGTTTTATCCGGGGACGACGGAGGAGCAAGTTAAAGAGATAGTGAATGGGCTGGGAGAGCTCAAGGGTGCGAAGTGTGAGGAGATAGATGTGGCGCAAGCGGCGGTGTATCTGGCGTCGGATGAAGCAAAGTATGTGACGGGTCATAATCTGGTGGTGGATGGAGGGTTCACCAGCTTCAAAAGTCTTAGCTTCCCTCCTTCTCGGGATCAACCTGTGTAA
- the LOC137709567 gene encoding transcription factor ICE1-like, giving the protein MLPMSSGAAWMGGDEHGAMSWTRNNNNSEAELRRNDQDSSLGASFSNFKLMLEGDWYTNNILSNPAQDLHAFSSTQASETALAPLQPNDSSASCSPSQAFSLDPSQPPQQFLPPKSFFSSLLNVVCSNPFDSNFDLGCDAGFLGSFQGNQPSNSSLLMSFTALNSHSQMGTPEFSSSAEFPASRLLPVTDNPNVLDGDIGFEGFDGSAGAQLLNGAKLLFPPMGAQPTLFQKRRQNSGGDGADKLGNLEISAPRYGGLVENLEKKKKRNEEGEVEEESLDVSGLNYDSNDFNEHSQVEVEDNAKNGGNNSNANCTVTGVEGGDRKGKKKGLLAKNLMAERRRRKKLNDRLYMLRSVVPKISKMDRASILGDAIDYLKELLQRINDLHNELDSAPPSSLLPPSTSFHPLTPPPSTLPCRVKEEFCPSSLPSPKTQPKVEVWVREGRTVNIHMFCARRPGLFLSIMRALDNLDLDIQQAVISCFNGFALDVFQAEQCRENQFLPEQIKAVLLDSAGFHNIMM; this is encoded by the exons ATGCTTCCTATGTCCAGCGGCGCCGCTTGGATGGGCGGAGACGAACACGGCGCAATGTCTTGGACCAGAAACAATAATAACAGTGAGGCAGAACTCAGAAGAAACGATCAAGATTCGAGCTTGGGAGCTTctttttcaaacttcaaattaaTGCTGGAAGGTGACTGGTACACGAACAACATTCTCAGCAACCCAGCTCAAGACCTCCATGCCTTCTCTTCCACCCAAGCTTCTGAAACTGCACTTGCTCCTCTGCAACCAAACGACTCCTCCGCCTCCTGTTCTCCGTCGCAGGCATTCTCTCTCGACCCTTCACAGCCGCCACAGCAGTTTTTGCCTCCAAAATCCttcttctcctctctcctcAACGTCGTCTGCTCCAACCCTTTTGATAGCAACTTCGACCTGGGCTGCGACGCTGGGTTTCTGGGCTCCTTTCAGGGAAATCAGCCTTCCAATTCCTCTCTTCTGATGAGTTTCACGGCTCTCAATTCTCACTCTCAGATGGGTACTCCCGAGTTCAGTTCGAGCGCCgagtttccggcgagtcggtTGCTGCCAGTGACCGACAACCCCAATGTACTCGACGGCGACATTGGCTTCGAAGGCTTCGATGGCTCCGCCGGTGCTCAGCTGCTGAACGGGGCTAAGCTCCTGTTCCCTCCCATGGGTGCTCAGCCCACTCTTTTCCAGAAGCGCCGCCAAAACTCTGGCGGTGATGGGGCTGATAAATTGGGGAATTTGGAGATTTCGGCCCCCAGATACGGAGGACTAGTGGAGAatttggagaagaagaagaagaggaacgAGGAGGGTGAGGTGGAGGAAGAGAGTCTGGATGTGTCTGGTTTGAATTATGACTCGAACGATTTTAATGAGCACAGTCAAGTGGAGGTGGAGGACAATGCGAAGAATGGTGGAAACAATTCGAATGCCAACTGCACTGTCACCGGAGTAGAGGGAGGTGACCGCAAGGGCAAGAAGAAGGGTTTGCTGGCCAAAAATCTGATGGCGGAGAGGAGGCGGAGGAAGAAGCTCAATGACAGGCTCTACATGCTTAGGTCTGTTGTACCCAAGATAAGCAAG ATGGATAGGGCGTCCATACTAGGGGATGCAATTGATTATTTGAAAGAGCTTCTACAAAGGATCAATGACCTCCATAACGAGCTGGATTCAGCTCCACCTAGCTCTTTGCTGCCACCTTCAACAAGCTTTCATCCGTTGACACCCCCTCCATCCACCCTTCCCTGCCGTGTCAAAGAAGAGTTCTGCCCAAGCTCCTTGCCAAGCCCCAAAACTCAACCGAAG GTGGAGGTTTGGGTAAGGGAAGGGCGAACTGTTAATATCCACATGTTCTGTGCTCGGAGACCAGGTCTCTTTCTCTCGATCATGAGGGCCTTGGATAACCTTGATTTGGACATCCAGCAGGCTGTGATCAGCTGCTTCAATGGGTTTGCTTTAGATGTGTTCCAAGCTGAG CAGTGCAGGGAAAACCAGTTCTTGCCAGAGCAAATAAAAGCAGTACTTTTGGATTCAGCTGGATTTCATAATATTATGATGTAA
- the LOC137749468 gene encoding secoisolariciresinol dehydrogenase-like isoform X1: MWNICFLLREFKLISCNDFLCKRAMPFSTFGASGHGRLEGKVAIITGSASGLGKATAHEFIRHGAHVIIADSDSELGPQVVKELGPASYFVQCDVAIESQIAEAVETAMARHGKLDIMYNNAGITGPAFPPSIADLNLEEFDSVIRVNLRGAVAGIKHAARVMIPAGSGSILCTSSIAGLLGGLGPHPYSISKFTIPGLVKSLASELCRNGIRVNCISPGPIPTPLAVREIKQFYPGTTEEQVKEIVNGLGELKGAKCEEIDVAQAAVYLASDEAKYVTGHNLVVDGGFTSFKSLSFPPSRDQPV, translated from the exons ATGTGgaatatttgttttcttctcaGAGAGTTTAAGCTGATCAGCTGCAATGATTTTCTCTGTAAGCGAGCGATGCCCTTTTCAACGTTTGGTGCATCTGGCCATGGAAG GCTGGAAGGCAAGGTAGCCATAATAACAGGATCAGCTAGCGGGCTTGGGAAGGCCACGGCCCACGAGTTCATCCGACATGGAGCACACGTCATAATTGCGGACTCAGATTCTGAGCTGGGTCCACAAGTTGTCAAAGAGCTGGGCCCCGCATCCTACTTTGTCCAGTGCGACGTTGCCATTGAGTCTCAGATAGCAGAGGCTGTAGAAACCGCCATGGCCCGTCATGGAAAACTTGACATAATGTACAACAACGCGGGCATAACAGGCCCAGCGTTCCCGCCCAGCATCGCTGACCTGAACCTTGAAGAGTTTGACAGCGTGATCCGGGTCAACTTGCGAGGCGCGGTTGCTGGGATAAAGCATGCGGCCCGAGTTATGATACCTGCGGGCTCAGGCTCCATACTGTGCACGTCCAGCATAGCTGGGCTGTTGGGTGGCCTTGGGCCTCACCCCTACTCGATATCGAAATTTACGATACCTGGCCTGGTGAAATCACTGGCGAGCGAGCTGTGCCGAAACGGGATCCGAGTCAATTGCATATCGCCGGGTCCAATACCGACGCCACTGGCGGTGCGGGAAATAAAGCAGTTTTATCCGGGGACGACGGAGGAGCAAGTTAAAGAGATAGTGAATGGGCTGGGAGAGCTCAAGGGTGCGAAGTGTGAGGAGATAGATGTGGCGCAAGCGGCGGTGTATCTGGCGTCGGATGAAGCAAAGTATGTGACGGGTCATAATCTGGTGGTGGATGGAGGGTTCACCAGCTTCAAAAGTCTTAGCTTCCCTCCTTCTCGGGATCAACCTGTGTAA